The following is a genomic window from Capnocytophaga stomatis.
TAAATATTTTCATTTTGTCCATTTCTGGGATTTTGTTTGATATTAGGTATTATTTCTTTTTCCTGTAAAAAACTTTTTAAGTCTCGGCTATCAAAACCTGCATCTGCATTGACAAACAAGCCTTTATGCTCTATTTTCGCTTCCTCCAAAAGATTCAAAATCTCTTTTAAAACAAAGTCTATATCATTCAAATCGTGATGATTACCGGATTTTGGACTACCCATTGCTAAAATTTGCCCCAAATTATCACACAGAAAGATAGAATTCGTGGTCTTTGACTTTTTTCTTAACTGATAACCAACAGATTGCCCTCCCATTCGACATCGAGTATGACTACCATCAAGTTGGACGCTTGATAAATCTAATTTTCTCCGATTCTCAAGCAACAAATTAAGCCAAATTCGCTTAAAACTACCATCTTTACTCCATTTATTGAAATAATAATAGACTGTTTGATAGCTTATTTTTTGGTCTTTAAAATACACTTCTACCGGAAGTTCCCTCCACTGGCAACCTGTTTTTAATCGTTTGACTATCAGAAGAAAAATTAATGATAAATCAAATTTTGTTTTAAATCCTCTTTTTCCAATACTCAAATGGGAAATAATCCATTTTTTTATTATATCTTTGCTCAAAGTTCCTTGATTTTCATTTTGTTATGCAAAACAAAAATGCTAAAAATTCTTGGAACTTTTAATTTTCCTCTTAAAAAGTTTAGACAGGTTTAATATAATCCTCTTCCTGTTGCAATCTGTTTAAGTTTTCATTGCTCTTACAGATAGCAAACGCAGAAAAAACACTCAGAAATATAAAAATACGTCTCATAAATATAATCCTCTGAAATAGTTTTAAAAACTAACTCCTGTTGAAATGTTGTACAAATAGTTTGTTTTCCCTTCAAAAGTAACTATTTCACTGCTAATTCCAAAAAAAATATTAAATTTCGGACTCAAATAGCGATCTATTTTTAATTTCACTCCGTATTTTGTAGAGTTAGAAGCTAAAAAGTGATAATTATGTTTCATCATTTCGCTTAATGAAATTTCATCATCATTTCTTAGCACGGACATTTTTTTCAAGTTTTTTCGGTGATTGATATTCAAACCGAAGGATAAAACATTTTTAGCATCCAAAGCGTTGATATACGCAATTTTGGCACCAACACCCATATAATCAAAATGTTGAAAGCTCTTAACGAGAAAATACTCCTCCCGATAAATCTGATAATTTACAAAAGGAGAAAAATTCAACTGTGCCTTTCTGCCAGAATAAAACAGTCCGCTCAACTCAAAAAAATCATTTTCAAGGCGATAGTTTTCATTTCTGGAAATTACTTCAATATTATTGTTATTACCTCTTCCTGAAAGTATAGGTTCTATACCCTTTTTCTCATTCCGAAGATAATTTAATTTTATTCCGTAAGTGTTTTTCTGACTATTGAATAACTTTATAAAATTGATATTCAAATCTCTATTCGTTAAACGCATAGCTTCTGTACCCATCAAGATAATCCAAACTTAAATTTAAACTTAGATTTTGCTTCTTGAAATGAAAACCTTTACCAACGTAAAATAACTTGCTGAATCCGTCAGATTTCATTCTTGAGTTCCAGTTAGTTTTTCCTCTTTTTCGTGAAATTTGAACCAATCCACTGCTCAAATCTCCTTGATTTACGGGAGCAATTCCTCTTACGACTTCCACTTTTTCAATGTCATCAGTGGAAATGGAACGCATATCAATTCCTGAGCGAACAACATTTCGTTTCGCATCAACATAACCTGAGGAAGGTGTTACAATCATCTCGTAACCAACCGTTTCTTGCATATTGGAGTTTGAATTTATTGGGATATCGTCAATCGTAAAAGCAACTCCCAATGATGAAATAGAATAATTACCGCTCGAAATACCCGTTTCACGTAAAGTGAGCTTGTTTGCCTGATTCAACACGGGAGCACTGACACTTTTCCCTGGCAGTAAACTGACCAAATCAGCGAAACTTGAAGGTTGTAAATGCTTCATAGCCTTTTGGTCAATCACGGAAGTAGATGTCGGAGCTTTTTTTTCCATCGCTGTAACTACCACTTCTTGCAAAAATTCTCTGTTTTCCTTCAATGAAATTACTATCAAAGTATCATTTTTTATAGAAATATTTGCGGAATAATTCTCAAACGAAATATGTGAAATTTTTACTGTGTATTTGCCTTCTTGTAAAGAGAAAGAACACATCCCCTCCGAATTGGTGAAATTTCCTTTGTTATTTGCCAAAACGTGTGCTTGAGCAATCGGATTTTGCAGAGAGTCCTGAACCTTTAAGGTCAGTGTCGCCTGTCCGTGTACTTGATAGAAAATAAAAACCGCAAAAAGAAATAAATAGTTTCGCACTGTTTGTCACTCTTTTTAGGATACAAATGTATAAATATTTTTAATAAATCTAAATAAATAAATTGTTAAAAGAAGGACAACTCATTCAATTCACAACAACACACAAATATTGATTGTAAAAGTCTCCTTCATTCTTTACCAAAGCAAGCAAAACATTTAAAATTCAATAAATGCACTTCCTCTTAAATAATTGCATATTCTCAATTAATATTTATCTTTGTAGCTTAAAAAATAAGACTTTCAAAAACTATAAATTTTTTCAATAAAAATGGGTAAATTGCTAATCGTTGGTACCGTAGCCTTTGACGTGATTGAAACACCTTTTGCCAAGACCGATAAAATAATGGGAGGAGCCGCGAATTACATTGCTGTGGCGGCGGCTCAGTTTGGGGTAAATGCTGCCGTTGTTTCAATCGTAGGAGAGGATTACCCACAACCTTTTTTGAACCTTCTGACCGATAGAAATATTGATATTTCGGGGGTAGAAATTGTTAAAGGAGGAAAATCTTTCTTTTGGAGCGGAAAATACCATAACGATATGAACGTACGCGATACGTTGGAAACACAATTGAATGTGCTATCGGATTTTAAACCCGTTATTCCCGAAGCATACAAAGATGCCCAAGTACTTATGCTCGGTAACTTACACCCTAAAATACAGCTTGATATCCTTCGGCAGATGAATAAGAAACCTAATTTGGTAGTTCTCGATACGATGGACTATTGGATGAACAACACTTGGGAACTGCTCATTGAGGTGATAAACAAAGTAGATGTCATTACCATCAACGACCAAGAAGCACGCCAACTCACGGGGGAGTATTCGCTGGTAAAGGCTGCTCAAAAGATAATGAATATGGGGGTAAAATATGTGGTTATCAAAAAAGGCGAACACGGGGTACTTTTGTTTCATCAGGATTCTGTTTTCTTTGCTCCTGCACTGCCTTTGGAAGAAGTTTTTGACCCTACGGGAGCTGGCGATACGTTTGCGGGCGGAATGGTGGGCTTTTTAACCAGTGCAGATGATTATTCCTTTGAAAGTATCAAAAATGCGGTGATTTATGGTTCTAATTTGGCTTCGTTCTGTGTGGAAAAATTTGGTGCGGAACGTGTGCTGGAACTTTCCAAAGAGGAAATGCGTGAGCGTCTTTTCCGTTTTAAAGAACTCACGCAGTTTGAAATGAAAATAGCGTAACATTTAAATTTTTATAGATATGAAGAAAACTTTGATTTATGCAGCTTTGTCATTGTTTGTGGCATTTGCAGTAGCTTGTAAAAAAGATTCAACAGAAGAGCAGCCGTTGTACCCTTCATCGGATTACCAATTAAGTACCGACGGAAAGGTATTAGAGAAATGGCTCAATCCCGAAACCATTTCGGTGGATATGCAGAAGGATATAAAGCTCCGTGAGGTTACTTCTATTGCACCAGAAGCCTTTAAAGACCGCAAAAAACTCACCTCTATTGTTATTTCTGATAAGGTTGAACATATTAGATACAGAGCTTTCGAAAATTGTACTCAGCTAACAAATGTTCATATTCCCAATGGTGTTACTACTCTTGGACTTGAATCTTTTACCAAGTGTTATAATTTAGTTTCCATAACCATTCCTTCTACAATACAAAGTGTTGGTAACCAGGCTTTCTATGATTCAGGACTAAAAACTGTTACCATCAAAGATGGAGTGAAAAATATCGAAACGGGGGCTTTTCGAGAGTGTCGCGGATTAATAACAATTAATTTTCCGAATACATTAACTCATATTGGAGATTATGCTTTCTATGATTGTTATAATCTTCCTTCGGTTAATCTTCCTAAAAGCATTGAAAGCATTGGTAGAGATGCTTTTGGAAACTGTGGTAGCTTAACGACAATGACTGTGAACGCTACAACACCTCCTGTAATTAAAAGTACAACGTTTAGTAAATTTACAGTTAGGCGGATTAGCGTGCCAGCAAGTAGTGTAAATGCTTATAAAATAGCCGAAAGTTGGTCTGAATTTAGCGATAAAATTGTTGCATTACCTTAAAGTACTTAAAACATTTAAAAAAAAATCTGGAAGAATATATCTTTCAGATTTTTTGTTTATACATCGAAATTCAAAAAAATAGCTAAATATAGCTCGTTAGTACACTATATTTTATATTTTTGTGGCGTTATTTCAAACCCCTTGCAAAATAAAAAGAAAACCGAAATGTAATGGATAGATATCCTTCAACATACGGGGATTTCTACTTGTAAACAACTGGCAAGTAATGAAGTAATAAACAAAAAGCTAAAAGAGATGTGAAAAGAGAAATTTTGTAACCTTTTGTGAAATGAGAAACATCAGAGACATCAAGCGTACCATTGATAGGGATATCGTAAAAAAGATTTTCAGTAGCAAACCCAACGCCATTGAATTTTTACAGCTGTACGGATACGACATAAGGCAGCTGTACAAACAAAAATCTGACGAATTATTTAATGAAATTGTACGTATTTGGAATTATGATGATGCAAAGGATAAAATCAGAACGCTTTTTAAAGAAAAACCCAAGTTTATAAACGGTTTAAAAGGTGAAGAAACCATAAACATCTTAATTAACGAGTGGAAAAACCTGAATTTAGGCAATGTAGGTTGGCCTTTTTCACAAGGGCAGTTTGATAATTTTGTTCAACATCTTAATGCTGAAAACACCTCACGTTTGGTTAAAGATGAAAAGGTAAAGTTAGCAGCTGTTAGATATCGCCGAATAAAGGAAATAAATACTGAAAGGAATGATTTTTTAGAAACCTTGGTTTTTCTGAAAAATGAAAATATTATACCTACGTTATCTCACACCAGAGGGGTTGATTTCTTTATTAATGGGGAAAGTTATGACCAAAAAGTAGCTAAAAGTCCTACTAATGAATTTAAAAAAGATTTTGGAGGCCATTGGAAAAACTTCGCCATAAACAATCCGCATAAGGTAGCGGAGTATCTTTATAAACATCAAGATGAGGGCAGGTTTGGAGCCTCTCCCCGTCTTTTCATTGTGTATTTGGATGAAGAAGTTTCGCCTGTCAGAATACGAAAAATTATTTCAGAAATAAATTTGGAAACCCCTTTAAAGGTAACATTTGATTTCAAACACATAAACGGCGGAATCAAAACCTACCAAACAGAGGCGTTTGTTATACTTTTATACAATTAATATGAACTACATCGGCTCAAAATACAAACTTTCGGCATTTATCAAACAGACGATTTATTCGGTGGTTGGGCAAGACTTATCGGATAGGGTTTTTTGTGATTTGTTT
Proteins encoded in this region:
- a CDS encoding IS5 family transposase; its protein translation is MSKDIIKKWIISHLSIGKRGFKTKFDLSLIFLLIVKRLKTGCQWRELPVEVYFKDQKISYQTVYYYFNKWSKDGSFKRIWLNLLLENRRKLDLSSVQLDGSHTRCRMGGQSVGYQLRKKSKTTNSIFLCDNLGQILAMGSPKSGNHHDLNDIDFVLKEILNLLEEAKIEHKGLFVNADAGFDSRDLKSFLQEKEIIPNIKQNPRNGQNENIYFDEELYKNRFKIERSFAWLDGFKGLIIRYETLNTTWMAMLYLGIILTFIRKV
- a CDS encoding DUF6850 family outer membrane beta-barrel protein, producing MGTEAMRLTNRDLNINFIKLFNSQKNTYGIKLNYLRNEKKGIEPILSGRGNNNNIEVISRNENYRLENDFFELSGLFYSGRKAQLNFSPFVNYQIYREEYFLVKSFQHFDYMGVGAKIAYINALDAKNVLSFGLNINHRKNLKKMSVLRNDDEISLSEMMKHNYHFLASNSTKYGVKLKIDRYLSPKFNIFFGISSEIVTFEGKTNYLYNISTGVSF
- a CDS encoding carboxypeptidase-like regulatory domain-containing protein; the encoded protein is MRNYLFLFAVFIFYQVHGQATLTLKVQDSLQNPIAQAHVLANNKGNFTNSEGMCSFSLQEGKYTVKISHISFENYSANISIKNDTLIVISLKENREFLQEVVVTAMEKKAPTSTSVIDQKAMKHLQPSSFADLVSLLPGKSVSAPVLNQANKLTLRETGISSGNYSISSLGVAFTIDDIPINSNSNMQETVGYEMIVTPSSGYVDAKRNVVRSGIDMRSISTDDIEKVEVVRGIAPVNQGDLSSGLVQISRKRGKTNWNSRMKSDGFSKLFYVGKGFHFKKQNLSLNLSLDYLDGYRSYAFNE
- a CDS encoding PfkB family carbohydrate kinase; translated protein: MGKLLIVGTVAFDVIETPFAKTDKIMGGAANYIAVAAAQFGVNAAVVSIVGEDYPQPFLNLLTDRNIDISGVEIVKGGKSFFWSGKYHNDMNVRDTLETQLNVLSDFKPVIPEAYKDAQVLMLGNLHPKIQLDILRQMNKKPNLVVLDTMDYWMNNTWELLIEVINKVDVITINDQEARQLTGEYSLVKAAQKIMNMGVKYVVIKKGEHGVLLFHQDSVFFAPALPLEEVFDPTGAGDTFAGGMVGFLTSADDYSFESIKNAVIYGSNLASFCVEKFGAERVLELSKEEMRERLFRFKELTQFEMKIA
- a CDS encoding leucine-rich repeat domain-containing protein gives rise to the protein MKKTLIYAALSLFVAFAVACKKDSTEEQPLYPSSDYQLSTDGKVLEKWLNPETISVDMQKDIKLREVTSIAPEAFKDRKKLTSIVISDKVEHIRYRAFENCTQLTNVHIPNGVTTLGLESFTKCYNLVSITIPSTIQSVGNQAFYDSGLKTVTIKDGVKNIETGAFRECRGLITINFPNTLTHIGDYAFYDCYNLPSVNLPKSIESIGRDAFGNCGSLTTMTVNATTPPVIKSTTFSKFTVRRISVPASSVNAYKIAESWSEFSDKIVALP